A genomic region of Phragmites australis chromosome 2, lpPhrAust1.1, whole genome shotgun sequence contains the following coding sequences:
- the LOC133896821 gene encoding uncharacterized protein LOC133896821 has product MAGSPPSASPLAPQPPQPSSVASGAVTDASAAAAAAAKETRARDDAARLAKAERARVAKARHDAALARVAEADCVAAVAQAERDAADARLRAALARADLERAATQPLPGSDDDTSDASGDGDHVSVAGDATHLRDALLQHEAAALINLHAQAVAVQNIRLLVPLTLDVSSTFYGRWRESLLHVVGRYSLESHVLSDVTAPTSPDWVRMDCVVRTWITGTITDALADTVIEPGNTARTSWLAIESQFRGNRETRALHLDAEFRNFKQGDQDITTYCRKLKSMADALRDLDEPVQDRTLVLNLLRGLNAWDYYQFDDLLTSEERTIRKKVRGIMEKEIALIMAVYLEKTVSI; this is encoded by the exons ATGGCTGGCTCACCTCCATCCGCTTCCCCGCTCGCTCCGCAGCCCCCGCAGCCCTCGAGCGTGGCCTCAGGCGCCGTCACCGACGCCTCggctgctgccgccgctgctgctAAGGAGACGCGCGCGCGGGACGACGCCGCGCGACTCGCAAAGGCGGAACGTGCGCGCGTGGCCAAGGCTCGCCACGACGCCGCCCTCGCCCGCGTCGCAGAGGCGGACTGCGTGGCCGCCGTCGCCCAGGCTGAGCGCGACGCCGCCGACGCCCGTCTCCGCGCCGCCCTGGCTCGCGCTGATCTCGAGCGCGCTGCGACCCAGCCACTTCCCGGCAGCGATGATGACACCAGCGACGCCTCCGGCGACGGCGATCACGTCTCCGTGGCCGGCGACGCTACGCATCTCCGGGATGCCTTGCTGCAGCACGAAGCTGCTGCCCTGATCAATCTGCACGCCCAGGCTGTGGCTGTGCAGAACATCCGCCTCCTAGTGCCACTCACCCTCGACGTCTCGTCCACCTTCTACGGTCGGTGGCGCGAGTCGCTCCTCCACGTCGTCGGCCGCTACTCCCTGGAAAGTCACGTGCTATCCGACGTGACTGCGCCCACCTCCCCGGACTGGGTCCGCATGGACTGCGTCGTCCGCACGTGGATCACCGGCACCATCACCGACGCCCTTGCCGACACTGTGATCGAGCCGGGCAATACTGCTCGCACTTCATGGCTCGCCATCGAGTCACAGTTTCGCGGGAATCGTGAGACTCGCGCCCTCCATCTCGACGCAGAGTTCCGCAACTTCAAACAAGGCGATCAAGACATCACCACCTACTGCAGGAAGCTCAAGAGCATGGCAGATGCTCTTCGTGACCTCGACGAGCCCGTTCAAGACCGCACGCTCGTCCTCAACCTCCTCCGAGGTCTCAACG CTTGGGACTACTATCAGTTTGATGATTTGCTAACCAGTGAAGAGCGGACTATCAGGAAGAAGGTCAGGGGTATTATGGAGAAAGAAATTGCGCTCATCATGGCAGTG TACTTGGAAAAGACAGTTTCCATTTAA